A stretch of Janibacter endophyticus DNA encodes these proteins:
- the rfbB gene encoding dTDP-glucose 4,6-dehydratase, whose product MDRILVTGGAGFIGSNFVHHLVATTDTRVTVLDKLTYAASRESLAALPPERVELVVGDICDAPLVDRLVGEHDAVVHYAAESHNDNSLADPTPFVQTNLVGTFTILEAVRRHGTRLHHISTDEVYGDLELDDSERFTEATAYNPSSPYSATKAGSDHLVRAWVRSFGVQATLSNCSNNYGPWQHIEKFIPRQITNVIDGIRPRLYGSGENVRDWIHADDHSSAVWTILTKGEIGQTYLVGADGEKNNLEVVQLILTQMGRPADAFDHVTDRAGHDLRYAIDSTKLRTELGWRPTYGDFESGLERTIAWYREHEDWWRPHKDAVEAKYAAQGQ is encoded by the coding sequence ATGGATCGAATTCTGGTCACCGGGGGTGCCGGGTTCATCGGCAGCAACTTCGTTCACCACCTCGTCGCGACGACCGACACGCGGGTGACCGTCCTCGACAAGCTGACCTACGCCGCCAGCCGCGAGTCGCTCGCGGCCCTGCCGCCGGAGCGCGTCGAGCTCGTCGTCGGCGACATCTGCGACGCCCCCCTCGTCGACCGGCTCGTCGGCGAGCACGACGCCGTCGTGCACTACGCCGCCGAGTCGCACAACGACAACTCCCTGGCCGACCCCACCCCCTTCGTCCAGACGAATCTCGTCGGCACCTTCACCATCCTCGAGGCGGTGCGCCGGCACGGCACCCGGCTGCACCACATCTCCACCGACGAGGTCTACGGCGACCTCGAGCTCGACGACTCGGAGCGCTTCACCGAGGCGACGGCCTACAACCCCTCGAGCCCCTACTCCGCGACGAAGGCCGGCAGCGACCACCTCGTCCGCGCGTGGGTCCGCTCCTTCGGCGTCCAGGCCACCCTGAGCAACTGCTCCAACAACTACGGCCCCTGGCAGCACATCGAAAAATTCATCCCCCGCCAGATCACCAACGTCATCGACGGCATCCGCCCCCGCCTCTACGGGTCAGGGGAGAACGTGCGCGACTGGATCCACGCCGACGACCACTCCTCGGCCGTCTGGACGATCCTCACGAAGGGGGAGATCGGCCAGACCTACCTCGTCGGCGCCGACGGGGAGAAGAACAACCTCGAGGTCGTCCAGCTCATCCTCACGCAGATGGGCCGGCCCGCCGACGCCTTCGACCACGTCACCGACCGCGCCGGGCACGACCTGCGCTACGCCATCGACTCGACGAAGCTGCGCACCGAGCTCGGCTGGCGGCCCACCTACGGTGACTTCGAGTCCGGGCTCGAGCGGACCATCGCCTGGTATCGCGAGCACGAGGACTGGTGGCGCCCCCACAAGGACGCCGTCGAGGCCAAGTACGCGGCGCAGGGGCAGTGA
- a CDS encoding sugar nucleotide-binding protein: MTELTVERTAIPGLLVVRLPVHGDSRGWFKEGWQREKMTALGLPDFGPVQHNISYNASRGATRGIHAEPWDKYVSVATGRVFGAWVDLRAGESFGATVTVEIDESVAVYVPRGVGNSYQALEDGTAYSYLVNAHWRPGITYPALALDDPTAAIEWPIPLAESEISAKDQANPRLAEVTPFAPRPPVILGAGGQVGRALQALLPEAVALGSADLDLTDAAAIAAYDWSQHDVVINAGAMTAVDAAETGEGRQLAWAVNATAVAALARAAVEHRFTLVHYSSDYVFDGEADAHPEGEALAPLGVYGQSKAAGDLAVTVVPRHYVLRTSWVIGDGGNFVTTMARLADTGVSPSVVDDQHGRLTFAEDLAAATVHLVRSEAPFGVYNCTNAGEQATWADIAREVFVARGRDAGDVTGVSTAEYAAGKTISPRPTHSLLPLDKLAATGFEPRDQWDALREYLRRL; this comes from the coding sequence ATGACCGAGCTCACCGTCGAGCGCACCGCGATCCCCGGCCTGCTCGTCGTCCGGCTGCCCGTGCACGGCGACTCCCGCGGCTGGTTCAAGGAGGGCTGGCAGCGCGAGAAGATGACCGCCCTCGGCCTGCCGGACTTCGGCCCGGTGCAGCACAACATCTCCTACAACGCCTCCCGCGGCGCCACGCGCGGGATCCACGCCGAGCCGTGGGACAAGTACGTCTCCGTCGCGACCGGCCGCGTCTTCGGGGCCTGGGTCGACCTGCGCGCCGGGGAGAGCTTTGGCGCGACGGTCACCGTCGAGATCGACGAGTCGGTCGCCGTCTACGTCCCCCGCGGGGTCGGCAACAGCTATCAGGCCCTCGAGGACGGCACCGCCTACAGCTACCTCGTCAACGCCCACTGGCGCCCCGGCATCACCTATCCCGCGCTCGCGCTCGACGACCCCACTGCGGCCATCGAGTGGCCCATCCCGCTCGCCGAGTCCGAGATCTCGGCCAAGGACCAGGCCAACCCGAGGCTGGCGGAGGTCACCCCCTTCGCCCCGCGGCCGCCGGTGATCCTCGGTGCCGGCGGCCAGGTCGGGCGGGCGCTCCAGGCCCTCCTACCCGAGGCCGTCGCCCTCGGCTCGGCCGACCTCGACCTCACCGACGCGGCCGCGATCGCGGCCTACGACTGGTCGCAGCACGACGTCGTCATCAACGCGGGCGCCATGACGGCGGTGGACGCCGCAGAGACGGGCGAAGGGAGGCAGCTGGCCTGGGCGGTCAACGCCACCGCGGTCGCCGCGCTGGCCCGGGCAGCGGTCGAGCACCGCTTCACCCTCGTGCACTACTCGAGCGACTACGTCTTCGACGGGGAGGCCGACGCGCACCCGGAGGGGGAGGCGCTCGCGCCGCTCGGGGTCTACGGGCAGTCCAAGGCCGCCGGCGACCTCGCCGTCACGGTCGTGCCCCGGCACTACGTGCTGCGGACCTCGTGGGTCATCGGCGACGGCGGCAACTTCGTCACGACGATGGCCCGGCTCGCCGACACCGGGGTGAGCCCCAGCGTCGTCGACGACCAGCACGGGCGGCTGACCTTCGCCGAGGACCTCGCCGCGGCGACCGTGCACCTCGTGCGGAGCGAGGCGCCCTTCGGCGTCTACAACTGCACGAACGCGGGGGAGCAGGCCACGTGGGCGGACATCGCGCGGGAGGTCTTCGTGGCGCGGGGGCGTGACGCGGGTGACGTCACGGGGGTGAGCACCGCCGAGTACGCCGCGGGCAAGACGATCAGCCCCCGCCCGACGCACAGCCTGCTGCCGCTCGACAAGCTCGCGGCGACCGGCTTCGAGCCCCGGGACCAGTGGGACGCCCTGCGCGAGTATCTCCGCCGCCTCTGA